A stretch of the Mustela nigripes isolate SB6536 chromosome X, MUSNIG.SB6536, whole genome shotgun sequence genome encodes the following:
- the TSC22D3 gene encoding TSC22 domain family protein 3 isoform X4: MNAEMYQTPMEVAVYQLHNFNISFFSSLLGGDVVSVKLDNSASGASVVAIDNKIEQAMDLVKNHLMYAVREEVEILKEQIRELVEKNSQLERENTLLKTLASPEQLEKFQSRLSPEEPVPDTPQAPEAPGGSAV, translated from the exons ATGAATGCCGAAATGTATCAGACCCCCATGGAGGTGGCGGTCTATCAGCTGCACAATTTCAAcatctccttcttctcttccctgcttGGAGGGGATGTGGTTTCCGTTAAGCTGGATAACAG TGCCTCTGGAGCCAGCGTGGTGGCCATAGACAACAAGATCGAGCAGGCCATG GATCTCGTGAAGAATCATCTGATGTACGCAGTCAGAGAGGAGGTGGAGATCCTGAAGGAGCAGATCCGAGAGCTGGTGGAGAAGAACTCCCAGCTGGAGCGTGAGAACACCCTCTTGAAGACCCTGGCGAGCCCAGAGCAGCTGGAGAAGTTCCAGTCTCGTCTGAGCCCCGAGGAGCCAGTTCCCGACACCCCGCAGGCGCCTGAGGCCCCCGGTGGTTCTGCGGTGTAA